A portion of the Oncorhynchus nerka isolate Pitt River linkage group LG27, Oner_Uvic_2.0, whole genome shotgun sequence genome contains these proteins:
- the LOC135565450 gene encoding AP-3 complex subunit sigma-2, with protein sequence MIKAILIFNNHGKPRLIRFYEYFAEDVQQQIIRETFHLVSKRDDNVCNFLEGGSLIGGSDYKLIYRHYATLYFVFCVDSSESELGILDLIQVFVETLDKCFENVCELDLIFHMDKVHYILQEVVMGGMVLETNMNEIVGQVELQNRMEKSEAGFSAAPARAVSAVKNINLPEMPRNINIGDINIKVPSLSPF encoded by the exons ATGATTAAAGCTATTTTAATATTTAACAACCATGGGAAACCACGACTCATCAGATTTTATGAATATTTT GCTGAAGATGTGCAACAGCAGATCATTCGAGAGACTTTCCATCTGGTGTCGAAGAGGGACGACAACGTCTGCAACTTCTTGGAGGGGGGAAG TTTGATCGGTGGCTCGGACTACAAGTTGATCTACCGGCACTACGCAACACTGTACTTTGTGTTCTGTGTGGACTCCTCTGAGAGTGAGCTCGGTATTCTGGATCTAATACAG GTGTTCGTGGAAACTCTGGACAAATGCTTTGAGAACGTCTGTGAACTGGACCTCATTTTCCACATGGATAAG GTCCACTACATCCTTCAGGAGGTGGTGATGGGGGGGATGGTGCTGGAGACCAACATGAATGAGATCGTGGGCCAGGTAGAGCTGCAGAACCGCATGGAGAAATCAGAG GCGGGCTTCTCTGCAGCGCCGGCGCGGGCTGTCTCCGCCGTCAAGAACATCAACCTCCCAGAAATGCCTCGCAACATCAACATCGGAGACATCAATATCAAAGTGCCCAGCCTCTCTCCCTTCTGA